Proteins encoded by one window of Massilia sp. NR 4-1:
- a CDS encoding class 1 fructose-bisphosphatase: protein MKRISLTQYLVEEQRQHHSIPAELRLLIEVVARACKTISHSVGKGALGDVLGALESENVQGEVQKKLDVISNEILLEANEWGGHLAAMASEEMESIHPIPNRYPKGEYMLLFDPLDGSSNIDVNVSIGTIFSVLRAPEGMADPSEQDFMQAGSKQVAAGYAVYGPQTMLVLTTGNGVNCFTLDREMGSWVLTQRNMQIPAKTKEFAINMSNQRHWHPPVKRYVDELLAGATGPRGTDFNMRWIASMVADVHRILNRGGIFMYPADLRDTSKPGKLRLMYEANPMAFIVEQAGGMATDGKHRILDIQPEKLHQRVPVFLGSRDEVAVVTGYHHE, encoded by the coding sequence ATGAAACGTATCAGCCTTACTCAATATCTGGTCGAAGAACAGCGCCAGCACCACAGCATCCCGGCCGAACTGCGGCTGCTGATCGAAGTGGTGGCGCGCGCCTGCAAGACCATCAGCCACTCGGTGGGCAAGGGCGCCCTGGGCGATGTGCTCGGCGCGCTGGAATCGGAAAACGTGCAAGGCGAGGTGCAGAAAAAGCTCGACGTGATCTCCAACGAGATCCTGCTGGAAGCGAATGAGTGGGGCGGCCACCTGGCGGCCATGGCGTCGGAAGAGATGGAATCGATCCACCCGATCCCGAACCGCTATCCGAAGGGCGAATACATGCTGCTGTTCGATCCACTGGACGGCTCTTCCAACATCGACGTCAACGTCTCGATCGGCACCATCTTCTCGGTGCTGCGCGCGCCGGAAGGCATGGCCGATCCGAGCGAGCAGGACTTCATGCAGGCCGGCAGCAAGCAGGTCGCCGCCGGCTACGCCGTGTACGGCCCGCAGACCATGCTGGTGCTCACCACCGGCAATGGCGTGAACTGCTTCACGCTGGACCGCGAGATGGGTTCCTGGGTGCTGACCCAGCGTAATATGCAGATCCCGGCCAAGACCAAGGAATTCGCCATCAATATGTCCAATCAGCGCCACTGGCATCCGCCGGTCAAGCGCTACGTCGACGAGCTGCTGGCCGGCGCCACCGGCCCGCGCGGCACCGACTTCAATATGCGCTGGATCGCCTCGATGGTGGCCGACGTGCACCGCATCCTGAACCGCGGCGGCATCTTCATGTATCCGGCCGACCTGCGCGACACGTCCAAGCCGGGCAAGCTGCGCCTGATGTATGAAGCCAATCCGATGGCCTTCATCGTGGAACAGGCGGGCGGCATGGCCACCGACGGCAAGCACCGCATCCTCGACATCCAGCCAGAGAAGCTGCACCAGCGCGTGCCGGTCTTCCTCGGTTCGCGCGACGAAGTGGCCGTGGTGACGGGCTACCACCACGAATAA
- the pepN gene encoding aminopeptidase N: MRTDSPQTIFRKDYTPPSYLVETVELGFDLDPARTIVANRVTLRHNPDSKSRDLVLHGEDIELVALRMNGTLLEPGQYLLGANTLTIRKAPLNVVLEIETLCAPEQNTTLSGLYVSNGSLYTQCEAEGFRRITYFPDRPDVMAKYTVMLRANKEQFPVLLSNGNLVEEGELGDGRHYAKWEDPFKKPSYLFALVAARLVCQEERYTLQSGREVLLQVWVEEGNLDKTDYAMQSLKNSIRWDEERWSLELDLDRFMIVAVSDFNMGAMENKGLNIFNTKYVLANPRVATDIDYAGIEAVVGHEYFHNWTGNRVTCRDWFQLSLKEGLTVFRDQEFSADMIGTDTGRAVTRIDQVRTLRQAQFPEDAGPMAHPVRPDSFVEINNFYTVTVYEKGAEVVRMYQTLLGRDGFRKGMDLYFERHDGQAVQCDDFRAAMADANGRDLQQFERWYSQAGTPVVTARTRYDAAAQVYEITLSQRCPATPGQADKLPFHIPVAVGLLDAHGKDLPLTLESPASSAVTTLVLELTEAQQTFRFTGVKAEPTPSILRDFSAPVVLECDYSDAQLLHLFKFDSDPVNRWEAGQRLALERLLKLVPAAAAGQRLELDDTFIAAQRAVLTDTALDAAFREQALILPSETVIAEHMDVVNPQAIHTARQFMRRTLGTVLRNELLAVYEVNQTPGAYSPDAASAGKRALKNLALSYLMVAPDQTALRLAQQQFDAASNMTDRAAALSALIHSGADAGKYLDRFYQDFLNEALVVDKWFGMQATAPHADVAAVRELMKHPAFTLKNPNRARSLIFSFCNGNPSQFHAADGSAYDFWAEHVIKLDALNPQVAARLARSMDRWRRYAPELQVHMRRALEQVAGTSPLSNDVMEVVSKALAN, translated from the coding sequence ATGCGCACCGACAGCCCTCAGACGATCTTCCGTAAAGACTATACCCCTCCTAGTTACTTGGTGGAAACTGTTGAATTAGGTTTCGACCTCGACCCGGCCCGCACCATCGTGGCCAACCGCGTCACCTTGCGCCACAACCCGGACAGCAAGAGCCGCGACCTGGTCCTGCACGGCGAGGACATCGAGCTGGTGGCGCTGCGCATGAACGGCACGCTGCTGGAGCCTGGCCAATACCTGCTGGGCGCCAACACGCTGACCATCCGCAAGGCGCCGCTCAATGTGGTGCTGGAAATCGAAACCCTGTGCGCGCCGGAGCAGAACACCACGCTGTCCGGCCTGTATGTGTCGAACGGCAGCTTGTATACCCAGTGCGAGGCGGAAGGCTTCCGCCGCATCACCTATTTCCCCGACCGCCCCGACGTGATGGCGAAATACACGGTGATGCTGCGCGCGAACAAGGAACAGTTCCCGGTGCTGCTCTCGAACGGCAACCTGGTCGAGGAGGGCGAGCTGGGCGATGGCCGCCATTACGCCAAATGGGAAGACCCGTTCAAGAAGCCGTCCTACCTGTTCGCCCTGGTGGCGGCGCGCCTGGTCTGCCAGGAGGAACGCTACACCCTGCAGTCGGGCCGCGAAGTGCTGCTGCAAGTGTGGGTGGAAGAAGGCAATCTGGACAAGACCGACTACGCCATGCAGTCGCTGAAGAACTCGATCCGCTGGGACGAGGAACGCTGGAGCCTGGAGCTGGACCTGGACCGCTTCATGATCGTGGCCGTGAGCGACTTCAATATGGGCGCGATGGAAAACAAGGGCCTGAACATCTTCAACACCAAGTATGTGCTGGCCAATCCGCGCGTGGCGACCGATATCGACTATGCCGGCATTGAAGCCGTGGTGGGCCACGAATACTTCCATAACTGGACCGGCAACCGCGTCACCTGCCGCGACTGGTTCCAGCTGTCGCTGAAGGAAGGCTTGACCGTCTTCCGCGACCAGGAATTCTCGGCCGATATGATCGGCACCGACACCGGCCGCGCCGTGACCCGCATCGACCAGGTGCGCACGCTGCGCCAGGCCCAGTTCCCGGAAGACGCGGGACCGATGGCGCACCCGGTGCGCCCCGACTCCTTCGTCGAGATCAACAACTTCTACACCGTCACCGTCTACGAAAAAGGCGCCGAAGTGGTGCGCATGTACCAGACCCTGCTGGGCCGCGACGGCTTCCGCAAAGGCATGGACCTCTACTTCGAGCGCCACGACGGCCAGGCAGTGCAATGCGACGACTTCCGCGCCGCCATGGCCGATGCCAACGGCCGCGACCTGCAGCAGTTCGAACGCTGGTACAGCCAGGCCGGCACCCCGGTGGTGACGGCGCGCACGCGTTACGACGCCGCCGCCCAGGTCTATGAAATCACGCTCAGCCAACGCTGTCCCGCCACGCCCGGCCAGGCCGACAAGCTGCCCTTCCACATCCCCGTCGCCGTCGGCCTGCTCGACGCCCACGGCAAAGACCTGCCGCTGACACTGGAAAGCCCTGCCAGCTCGGCAGTGACGACGCTGGTGCTGGAGCTGACGGAGGCGCAGCAGACGTTCCGCTTCACCGGCGTCAAGGCGGAGCCGACGCCGTCCATCCTGCGCGATTTTTCGGCGCCGGTGGTGCTGGAATGCGATTACAGCGATGCCCAGTTGCTGCACCTGTTCAAATTCGACAGCGATCCGGTAAACCGCTGGGAGGCGGGCCAGCGCCTGGCGCTGGAGCGCCTGCTGAAACTGGTGCCGGCCGCCGCCGCCGGCCAGCGCCTGGAGCTGGACGACACCTTCATCGCCGCCCAGCGCGCCGTGCTGACCGATACCGCGCTCGATGCGGCCTTCCGCGAGCAAGCCCTGATCCTGCCGTCGGAAACCGTGATCGCCGAGCATATGGACGTGGTCAATCCGCAAGCCATCCATACCGCGCGCCAGTTCATGCGCCGTACCCTCGGCACCGTGCTGCGCAACGAGCTGCTGGCCGTGTATGAGGTCAACCAGACGCCGGGCGCCTACAGCCCCGACGCCGCCTCGGCCGGCAAGCGCGCGCTGAAGAATCTGGCGCTGTCCTATTTGATGGTGGCGCCGGACCAGACCGCGCTGCGCCTGGCGCAGCAGCAGTTCGACGCCGCCAGCAATATGACCGACCGCGCCGCCGCACTGAGTGCGCTGATCCACAGCGGCGCCGACGCCGGCAAGTATCTGGACCGTTTCTATCAGGACTTCCTCAACGAAGCCCTGGTGGTGGACAAGTGGTTCGGCATGCAGGCCACGGCGCCGCATGCCGACGTGGCGGCCGTGCGCGAGCTGATGAAGCATCCGGCCTTCACGCTGAAAAATCCGAACCGCGCGCGCAGCCTGATTTTCAGCTTCTGCAACGGCAATCCAAGCCAGTTCCACGCGGCCGACGGCAGCGCCTACGATTTCTGGGCCGAGCATGTGATCAAGCTCGATGCGCTCAATCCGCAGGTGGCGGCGCGCCTGGCGCGCAGCATGGACCGCTGGCGCCGTTACGCGCCCGAGCTGCAAGTGCATATGCGGCGCGCGCTGGAACAGGTGGCCGGCACGTCGCCCCTGTCGAACGATGTGATGGAAGTTGTCAGCAAGGCCTTGGCGAATTAA
- a CDS encoding branched-chain amino acid ABC transporter substrate-binding protein, whose amino-acid sequence MNLKHTVGAIALLGLAAGAGAQEMLVKIGHTGPLSGPQAFSGKDNENGARLAVEELNAKPITVAGKKLKFELLSEDDQGDPKAGVTVAQKLADNGVKFVVGPYNSGVAMPASRVYNDAGMVVSTVATNPKITQQGYKNLFRVNASDTQLGAKMALYTANELKLKTVAVIDDRTAFGQGLAEEFKKQARQSGLAVAGHEFTTDKSFDFTAILTKLKTKKVDAIFFGGYAPQGAPMARQMKQLGINAKLLGGDTICTPEMGKLGGPAVGDNVLCVQGGALLEKAAAGPAFKAKFKKRFNADPDVYAAAYYDAVQMYAASMQKTNSVDPAKVGADISANSYKGVTGTYAFDGKGDMKQSPVTIYTFKNGQPAPIASF is encoded by the coding sequence ATGAACTTGAAGCACACCGTGGGCGCGATCGCGCTGCTGGGCCTTGCCGCTGGCGCCGGCGCGCAGGAAATGCTGGTCAAAATCGGCCACACCGGTCCCCTGTCCGGCCCACAAGCCTTCTCCGGCAAGGACAATGAAAACGGCGCGCGCCTGGCGGTCGAGGAATTGAATGCCAAGCCCATCACGGTGGCGGGCAAGAAGCTCAAGTTCGAACTGCTCTCCGAGGACGACCAGGGCGACCCGAAAGCCGGCGTCACCGTGGCCCAGAAACTGGCCGACAATGGCGTCAAGTTCGTCGTCGGCCCGTATAACTCGGGCGTCGCCATGCCCGCTTCGCGCGTCTACAACGACGCCGGCATGGTGGTCTCCACCGTCGCCACCAATCCCAAGATCACCCAGCAGGGCTACAAGAACCTGTTCCGCGTGAACGCCAGCGACACCCAGCTGGGCGCCAAGATGGCCCTGTACACGGCCAATGAGCTGAAATTGAAAACCGTGGCCGTGATCGACGACCGCACCGCCTTCGGCCAAGGCCTGGCCGAGGAATTCAAGAAGCAGGCGCGCCAGTCCGGCCTGGCGGTGGCCGGCCACGAATTCACCACCGACAAATCCTTCGACTTCACCGCCATCCTGACCAAGCTGAAAACCAAGAAGGTGGACGCCATCTTCTTTGGCGGCTACGCGCCGCAAGGCGCCCCGATGGCGCGCCAGATGAAGCAGTTGGGCATCAACGCCAAGCTGCTGGGCGGCGACACCATCTGCACCCCGGAGATGGGCAAGCTGGGCGGCCCCGCCGTCGGCGACAATGTGCTGTGCGTACAGGGCGGCGCCCTGCTGGAAAAAGCCGCCGCCGGCCCCGCCTTCAAGGCCAAGTTCAAGAAACGCTTCAACGCCGATCCCGACGTCTACGCTGCCGCCTACTATGACGCGGTGCAGATGTACGCCGCCTCGATGCAGAAAACCAATTCAGTCGATCCGGCCAAGGTCGGCGCCGATATCTCGGCCAACAGCTACAAGGGCGTGACCGGGACCTATGCCTTCGACGGCAAGGGCGATATGAAGCAGTCGCCCGTCACCATCTACACCTTCAAGAACGGCCAGCCGGCGCCGATCGCCAGCTTCTAA
- a CDS encoding methyl-accepting chemotaxis protein codes for MYQNLSIKRIFIALFIITVVLAALTMLSLLRVSAKQAEARQAADARYQSYLLADELRQSSDDLTRLARTYVVSGEERYERQYLDILAIRNGQKPRPEHYERIYWDFAAANAPLPPSSGQTVSLQELMQRAGFSDKEFAKLKEAEANSNELVRTEVIAMNAVKGHFDDGKGGFTRSGDPDPEMARRVMHDLAYHQNKAKIMRPVNEFLSLLDERTSAQVATATAAFESAQALAEWLQGLSVLAAVACLLFAYRYIRSGLQQAVDTAKCIAAGDLSHDIDTSRNDEIGQLLQAMQHINRSLAEMIGNIRGSTDQMTVATSEIASGNADLSARTEAQASSLEQTASAMETLTDTVQQNASNAQQANRLAADAASIAEQGGSVVSQVVLTMGAIRDSSARISDIIGVIDGIAFQTNILALNAAVEAARAGEQGRGFAVVASEVRNLAQRSAAAAREIKELIGASVARVEEGGRLVDAAGETMQRVVASVHKVAGIMGDITSASQEQSSGIGEVNVAISQMDSITQQNAALVEQAAAAAESLQEQAQALGRAVSIFRLQGGAVPRSAATALVPIRAPARA; via the coding sequence ATGTACCAGAACCTCTCCATCAAGCGCATCTTTATCGCGCTCTTCATTATCACCGTCGTGCTGGCGGCGCTGACCATGCTGTCCCTGCTGCGGGTCTCGGCCAAGCAGGCGGAAGCCCGGCAGGCGGCCGATGCGCGCTACCAGTCCTATCTGCTGGCCGATGAGTTAAGGCAGAGTTCCGACGACCTGACCCGGCTGGCGCGTACCTATGTGGTGTCGGGCGAGGAGCGCTACGAGCGGCAATACCTGGACATTCTGGCCATCCGCAACGGCCAGAAGCCGCGCCCCGAGCATTACGAGCGCATTTACTGGGACTTTGCGGCCGCCAACGCGCCCTTGCCGCCGTCCTCCGGCCAGACCGTGTCGCTGCAGGAGCTGATGCAGCGCGCGGGTTTCAGCGACAAGGAGTTCGCCAAGCTGAAGGAAGCGGAAGCGAATTCCAATGAGCTGGTGCGCACCGAGGTGATCGCGATGAACGCGGTCAAGGGCCACTTCGACGATGGCAAGGGTGGTTTTACGCGTAGCGGCGACCCCGATCCGGAAATGGCGCGCCGCGTCATGCACGATCTGGCCTACCACCAGAACAAGGCCAAGATCATGCGGCCGGTGAACGAATTTCTCTCCCTCCTGGATGAGCGCACCAGCGCCCAGGTGGCGACGGCCACGGCGGCCTTCGAGAGCGCGCAAGCGCTGGCGGAGTGGCTGCAAGGCTTGTCCGTGCTCGCGGCCGTGGCTTGCCTGCTGTTTGCCTACCGCTATATCCGCAGCGGCTTGCAGCAGGCGGTGGACACGGCCAAGTGCATCGCTGCCGGGGATTTAAGCCACGACATCGACACCAGCCGCAACGACGAAATCGGCCAGCTGCTGCAAGCCATGCAGCACATTAACCGCAGCCTGGCCGAGATGATCGGCAATATCCGCGGCAGCACCGACCAGATGACGGTGGCGACCAGCGAAATCGCCAGCGGCAACGCCGACCTGTCGGCGCGCACCGAAGCGCAGGCCAGCTCGCTGGAGCAGACCGCGAGCGCCATGGAAACCCTGACCGACACGGTGCAGCAGAACGCCAGCAACGCCCAGCAGGCCAACCGGCTGGCGGCCGACGCGGCCAGCATTGCCGAGCAAGGCGGCAGCGTGGTGTCGCAGGTGGTGTTGACCATGGGCGCGATCCGGGATTCTTCGGCGCGCATCAGCGACATCATCGGCGTCATCGACGGTATCGCGTTCCAGACCAATATCCTGGCGCTGAATGCGGCGGTGGAGGCGGCGCGCGCCGGGGAACAGGGGCGCGGCTTTGCCGTCGTCGCCTCGGAAGTGCGCAACCTGGCGCAGCGCAGCGCGGCGGCGGCCAGGGAAATCAAGGAACTGATCGGCGCTTCGGTGGCGCGGGTGGAGGAGGGCGGCCGGCTGGTCGATGCCGCCGGCGAGACGATGCAGCGCGTCGTGGCCTCGGTGCACAAGGTGGCGGGCATCATGGGCGACATTACCAGCGCGAGCCAGGAACAGAGCAGCGGCATCGGCGAAGTCAATGTGGCGATCAGCCAGATGGATTCCATCACCCAGCAGAATGCGGCCCTGGTCGAACAGGCCGCTGCCGCCGCCGAGAGCCTGCAGGAGCAGGCGCAAGCGCTGGGCAGGGCAGTCAGCATCTTCCGCCTGCAGGGCGGCGCAGTGCCGCGCAGTGCGGCGACGGCCCTGGTGCCGATCCGGGCGCCAGCCAGGGCCTGA
- a CDS encoding DEAD/DEAH box helicase yields MNRASTIDHIPLPYWRAALAEVSLLHPEIPAASKPLAIGFEDGEWRVLQAAPSVAAWTAAQFAASKARADGKEARAIPFLLMPARLSEQARHGVKWGAGDLHLGRTLLCIPCLLERSGVLRPDPERQPWIPRDLLAPTMKPVVIGELASQDQFIGSLPLKAASLGDALKLASELFAQVTGAALPLLPAAEDGESLPEFALEGHELVSEWHGLPYEPPVVARHLIRLYDQIIGDQPALPLLDCLRTVGERPAAPPPTIAQAEAWHANTVGHINHEHPLSPSQREAMVELARLKDGAILAVNGPPGTGKTTLLQSVVAQQWVDAALNGADCPLILVASTNVKAVENVLDSFAKICAETGHERWLPYQGGFGLFLASESRESHHPTCTAWNHSFTDHETQEAVARAEKYYLAKAAALFPQADTVDGVSAALRQTLQYLQRKMQDIVAARYAVFRAAGEDAGEGAQVSCRRLLAEQQVLIDAAQAAIEAAQRELHAQEQQARVLEGGHQRMREEIDRAEKAWLAYLEGTPWWMDLLSFLPPVLRRRQARDRSFLLSKALTADLRHRDDGLEQHFKALRERAARQRSQALLVLKERRAEVERGLVAETQRREVAHLARTKIDGIFRRWLEVLEDGYEAMRDLALNDLNDAIDIMIRAVMFGLADRYWSGQWLLEMRQRLIAGESDSKGRVRLEAKYRRFAKLAPCLVSNFHMAPAFFTAWQGRDMPFWNTIDLLIVDEAGQVAPDVGASMFALARKAMVVGDTYQIEPVWNNGEGCDRANAVKFGLLSDVADARYDALEQGGYTPASGSLMRVANKACRVRKYRDVRGLMLVEHRRCVPELIGYCNELIYAGRLQALRQRIPQEQRLLPPFGWLDVAGQDRRAGASRQNPEEAQAIVDWIKANRSDIEKHYADQSGKPTPLWKLLGIVTPFAAQAAAIQRLLRKEMPDLLHKSSRLTVGTVHALQGAERSIVIFSPTYGPSFTGSAFFDQKPNMLNVAVSRAKDSFLVIGSAALFDKTKSSRPSGLLARYLFHPQWGAQLAGARKARLVV; encoded by the coding sequence ATGAACCGAGCCAGCACCATCGATCACATTCCCTTGCCGTATTGGCGCGCCGCGCTGGCGGAGGTCAGCCTGCTGCATCCTGAAATCCCGGCGGCAAGCAAGCCGCTGGCGATCGGCTTTGAGGATGGGGAGTGGCGGGTGCTGCAGGCCGCGCCCAGCGTTGCCGCCTGGACCGCCGCCCAGTTCGCCGCCAGCAAGGCGCGCGCCGATGGCAAGGAAGCGCGGGCCATCCCCTTTCTGCTGATGCCGGCCCGGCTGTCCGAACAGGCGCGCCATGGCGTGAAATGGGGCGCGGGCGATCTCCATCTTGGCCGCACGCTGCTCTGCATTCCCTGTCTGCTGGAGCGTTCCGGCGTGCTGCGGCCCGATCCCGAACGCCAGCCCTGGATTCCGCGCGATCTGCTGGCGCCGACCATGAAGCCGGTCGTCATCGGCGAACTGGCCAGCCAGGACCAATTTATTGGCAGCTTGCCGCTCAAGGCGGCCTCGCTGGGCGATGCGCTGAAGCTTGCTTCGGAATTGTTTGCGCAGGTGACGGGCGCCGCCTTGCCGCTGCTGCCGGCGGCGGAAGATGGCGAATCGCTTCCGGAGTTTGCACTGGAAGGCCATGAGCTGGTTTCGGAGTGGCATGGCTTGCCGTACGAGCCGCCCGTCGTGGCGCGCCACCTGATCCGCCTGTATGACCAGATCATCGGCGACCAGCCGGCGCTGCCGCTGCTGGATTGCCTGCGTACCGTGGGTGAGCGGCCGGCAGCGCCGCCGCCCACCATCGCGCAGGCGGAAGCGTGGCATGCCAATACCGTCGGACATATCAACCATGAGCATCCGCTATCGCCGTCGCAGCGCGAAGCGATGGTGGAACTGGCGCGGCTGAAAGATGGCGCCATCCTGGCCGTGAATGGCCCGCCCGGCACCGGCAAGACCACGCTGCTGCAAAGCGTGGTGGCCCAGCAGTGGGTGGATGCCGCCCTGAATGGCGCCGACTGTCCCTTGATCCTGGTGGCGTCCACCAACGTCAAGGCAGTGGAGAATGTGCTCGACAGCTTTGCCAAAATCTGCGCGGAGACGGGCCATGAGCGCTGGCTGCCGTATCAGGGCGGCTTTGGTCTCTTCCTCGCTTCCGAGTCGCGCGAAAGCCACCATCCGACCTGCACGGCATGGAACCATTCCTTCACCGACCACGAGACGCAGGAAGCGGTTGCCCGCGCCGAGAAGTATTACCTGGCCAAGGCTGCGGCCCTGTTCCCGCAAGCCGATACGGTGGATGGCGTGAGCGCGGCGCTGCGCCAGACCTTGCAATACCTCCAGCGCAAAATGCAGGACATCGTAGCGGCGCGCTACGCCGTGTTCCGGGCGGCGGGCGAGGATGCCGGTGAAGGCGCGCAGGTCTCCTGCAGGCGCTTGCTGGCGGAACAGCAGGTGCTGATCGATGCGGCCCAGGCGGCCATTGAAGCGGCGCAGCGCGAACTGCATGCGCAGGAGCAGCAGGCGCGCGTGCTGGAGGGCGGCCATCAGCGCATGCGGGAGGAGATCGACCGCGCCGAGAAAGCCTGGCTGGCCTATCTGGAAGGCACGCCGTGGTGGATGGATCTACTGAGTTTTCTGCCGCCGGTGCTGCGCCGCCGCCAGGCGCGCGACCGCAGTTTCCTGCTGTCGAAGGCGTTGACGGCCGATCTGCGGCACCGCGACGACGGCCTGGAACAGCATTTCAAGGCGTTGCGCGAAAGGGCCGCGCGTCAGCGCTCCCAAGCCCTGCTTGTACTCAAGGAGCGCCGTGCGGAAGTGGAACGCGGCCTCGTCGCAGAAACGCAGCGGCGCGAAGTGGCGCATCTGGCGCGGACGAAAATCGACGGCATTTTCCGGCGCTGGCTGGAAGTGCTGGAGGATGGCTACGAGGCCATGCGCGATCTGGCGCTGAACGACTTGAACGACGCCATCGATATCATGATCCGCGCGGTGATGTTCGGACTGGCCGACCGCTACTGGTCGGGCCAGTGGCTGCTGGAGATGCGCCAGCGCCTGATTGCCGGCGAAAGCGACTCCAAGGGCCGCGTCAGGCTGGAGGCCAAGTACCGCCGCTTTGCCAAGCTGGCGCCTTGCCTGGTGTCGAACTTCCACATGGCGCCGGCCTTCTTCACGGCCTGGCAAGGCCGCGATATGCCGTTCTGGAATACCATTGATCTGCTGATCGTGGACGAGGCGGGCCAGGTTGCGCCGGACGTCGGCGCTTCCATGTTCGCGCTGGCGCGCAAGGCCATGGTGGTGGGCGATACCTATCAGATCGAGCCGGTCTGGAACAATGGCGAGGGCTGCGACCGCGCCAACGCGGTGAAATTCGGCTTGCTGTCCGATGTGGCCGACGCGCGCTACGATGCGTTGGAGCAGGGCGGCTACACCCCTGCCAGCGGTAGCCTGATGCGCGTGGCGAACAAGGCTTGCCGCGTGCGGAAGTATCGCGATGTGCGTGGCCTGATGCTGGTCGAACACCGGCGCTGCGTGCCGGAGCTGATCGGCTATTGCAATGAGCTGATTTACGCGGGACGCCTGCAGGCACTGCGCCAGCGCATTCCGCAGGAGCAGCGCCTGCTGCCGCCGTTCGGCTGGCTGGACGTGGCAGGCCAGGACCGCAGGGCTGGCGCCAGCCGCCAGAATCCCGAGGAGGCGCAGGCGATTGTGGACTGGATCAAGGCTAACCGGTCTGACATCGAAAAGCACTATGCCGACCAATCCGGCAAGCCCACGCCTTTGTGGAAGCTGCTGGGCATAGTGACACCCTTTGCCGCCCAGGCGGCAGCCATACAGCGCCTGCTGCGCAAGGAAATGCCCGATCTGCTGCACAAGTCCTCGCGCTTGACGGTGGGCACCGTACATGCGTTGCAGGGTGCGGAACGCAGCATCGTCATCTTCTCGCCCACGTATGGCCCATCCTTTACGGGCAGCGCCTTCTTCGACCAGAAACCGAATATGCTGAACGTGGCGGTGTCGCGCGCCAAGGACAGCTTCCTGGTGATCGGCAGTGCAGCCTTGTTTGACAAAACGAAAAGCAGCCGGCCGTCGGGACTGCTGGCAAGATATCTATTCCATCCGCAATGGGGAGCGCAGCTGGCGGGCGCGCGAAAAGCAAGACTTGTAGTTTAA